The region ATTATAATTAGGAATATATTTAACTCCTCCATAATAAGTAAGCGTTAATACGGAACAAGAATCACTCATAATTGGTTTTAACTCTCGTACTACTTCTATTAAAGAATAAACAGATACATCCATTGCAATATCAAAAGAAGCTTTAGGAATATCATAAAATCTCCCTGTTAAACCATCTTTTGGAGCAAAAGCAATTGAATGTACAATAAAATCAATTTTTCCAAAGTCTTTTTCTAAAGAAACTTTTAACGCTTTTATTTCATCTGGATTAGATACATCACATGGATAAACATAATCTTGGCTTCCAAATTCAGCAGCTATTGGCTCAACACGTTTTTTAATTGCATCATTTACATAAGTAAAAGCAATTTCTGCGCCTTGATCTGCACATGCTTTTGCTATTCCATACGCAATAGATTTATTATTAGCAACCCCTAAGATTACTCCTTTTTTGCCCTTCATAAACATCGTTGATCCTTTATTTTGTTAATTCTATAATTTTTGTAAAATCTTCTTTTATCCAAGAAGCCGTACCTATTAATGCACCATCTACATTAGCTAAAGAACAAATTTCTTTTGCATTTGATACTTTAACAGAACCACCATATAAAAGAGGTTTTTTAATATTCTTTTTAATAGCATCATGAACATTTGTAATATCACTAATAGTAGCAGTAACTCCCGTTCCAATTGCCCAAACAGGTTCATACGCTAAGATTAGATTTTCATAAGAAGTATCAATGCCTTCTAACTGAGAATAAACATATTCTAATGTTTTATCAAGTCCTTCTTCTTTTACTTCTAAAGGCTCTCCAATACAATAAATAATAGTATATCCCAATTCCATATAGTATTTATATTTTTCTACAATCAAACTTTGAGACTCACC is a window of Campylobacteraceae bacterium DNA encoding:
- a CDS encoding triose-phosphate isomerase; the encoded protein is MIIAANFKTNHTRKSTKEFVSFVNDYLEDNSSSEVYIFPSATSLDTFDKKDNLHIGVQNAYTTKAGSYTGEIGTIHLDEFNIKTILIGHSERRHVLGESQSLIVEKYKYYMELGYTIIYCIGEPLEVKEEGLDKTLEYVYSQLEGIDTSYENLILAYEPVWAIGTGVTATISDITNVHDAIKKNIKKPLLYGGSVKVSNAKEICSLANVDGALIGTASWIKEDFTKIIELTK
- the fabI gene encoding enoyl-ACP reductase FabI; its protein translation is MFMKGKKGVILGVANNKSIAYGIAKACADQGAEIAFTYVNDAIKKRVEPIAAEFGSQDYVYPCDVSNPDEIKALKVSLEKDFGKIDFIVHSIAFAPKDGLTGRFYDIPKASFDIAMDVSVYSLIEVVRELKPIMSDSCSVLTLTYYGGVKYIPNYNLMGIAKAALEMTTKYLAEDLGKDGIRVNAISAGPIKTLAAAGIGEFRFMLKWNEAHAPLKKNVTTTEVGNSGMYLLSDLSSAVTGEIHYVDCGYNIMGMPATRFDENGKQRIAWNGTDK